A genomic segment from Nicotiana tabacum cultivar K326 chromosome 7, ASM71507v2, whole genome shotgun sequence encodes:
- the LOC142162299 gene encoding uncharacterized protein LOC142162299 has translation MSGTKLDVQIDVIKDPDIMEVFELTIEDLDPVQLDSNDSTKRPISDTISKNQTTEFFDKWRIKRILSTSYHPASNGQEESSNKIILNILKKKLEDAKGLWPGLLLEVLWAYRTTPKTSTSETPYSLVYRTDTVIPIEVGEPSLRYSNKSGTSNDESRIQDLDEVEELRDMAHVRMVAQKQQAERYYNKKAKIRPLNVGDYVLKAKTQAAKDPKEGKLGTNWDGPYKITATASKRAFQLETMEGKLL, from the exons ATGTCGGGAACCAAACTCGATGTACAGATAGATGTTATCAAGGATCCTGACATCATGGAAGTCTTCGAGTTGACCATAGAAGATCTCGACCCTGTCCAACTAGACAGCAACGATAGCACAAAAAGGCCTATATCGGACACAATCTCTAAGAACCAG ACGACTGAGTTCTTTGACAAATGGCGCATCAAGAGAATACTCTCCACGTCATATCATCCAGCTAGCAACGGTCAGGAAGAATCCTCcaacaaaataatattgaatATACTAAAGAAGAAACTTGAGGATGCCAAAGGGCTGTGGCCGGGACTACTACTGGAGGTATTATGGGCCTACCGTACCACACCAAAGACCAGCACAAGCGAAACACCATATTCACTAGTCTACAGGACTGACACTGTTATACCCATTGAAGTCGGAGAACCTAGCCTAAGATACTCCAATAAAAGTGGAACAAGTAATGACGAAAGTAGAATACAGGACCTCGACGAAGTAGAGGAACTGAGAGATATGGCTCATgtaagaatggtagcccaaaaacaacaagcggAAAGGTACTACAACAAGAAAGCCAAAATACGTCCACTCAATGTTGGAGACTATGTCCTCAAGGCCAAAACGCAAGCGGCCAAAGACCCAAAAGAAGGAAAATTGGGAACCAACTGGGACGGGCCATATAAAATTACAGCGACGGCAAGCAAAAgggcattccaactagaaacaatggagggaaaacTACTATAG
- the LOC142162298 gene encoding uncharacterized protein LOC142162298: MIIGEGDDTTINHVKFTTTHKLKRLITHERYDDLEDSIIFDKSDTGSLSFPYYDALVITLRIADTDVKRIMVDDGSNACIIHPQVLVHMRLKDKIISRCITLTGFNNAVERTSREIVLPILAGGVTKERTFHVMDQDTTYNAIIGRPWIHFIRAVSSSLYQVIKFPTP, from the coding sequence ATGATCATCGGTGAAGGTGATGACACAACAATCAACCATGTAAAGTTCACCACTACACATAAACTCAAACGGTTAATTACTCATGAacggtatgatgacctcgaagatagtatcatcttTGATAAATCAGATACCGGCAGTTTGTCTTTCCCCTACTACGATgctcttgttatcactttacgTATTGCAGATACTGATGTGAAAAGAATAATGGTAGATGACGGAAGCAACGCGTGTATTATCCATCCTCAAGTACTCGTACATATGAGactcaaagataaaataatatcgCGTTGCATAACATTAacaggttttaataatgcagtcgAGCGAACTTCTAGAGAGATAGTGCTACCCATTCTAGCCGGAGGAGTCACCAAGGAAAGAACGTTTCACGTCATGGACCAAGATACAACCTACAACGCTATAATAGGGCGCCCATGGATACACTTCATACGAGCAGTTTCATCAAGTCTCTATCAAGTAATCAAGTTTCCCACTCCATGA
- the LOC107827582 gene encoding REF/SRPP-like protein At3g05500 translates to MAESNPKPQLPEMAQTEEEKLKYLEFLQVAMIHAALYVAKVYGYAKENSGPLKPGVQTVEGTVKTVVGPVYDKFHDVPVEVLKFVDRKVDESVRKIETRVPPMVKQAPAAARSVAADVKSAGVIGAASGLAKTVYAKYEPAAKGLYTKYEPMAEQYAASAWLSLNRLPVVPKVTQAVAPTAAYYSGKYNEIVQQSAEKGYKVASYLPLVPTEKISKVFSTQPMASN, encoded by the exons ATGGCCGAATCAAACCCTAAGCCTCAACTACCGGAGATG GCTCAGACGGAGGAAGAGAAATTGAAATATTTGGAATTTTTGCAAGTGGCGATGATTCATGCGGCGCTCTATGTAGCGAAGGTGTATGGTTACGCCAAAGAGAATTCTGGTCCCCTGAAGCCTGGCGTTCAGACCGTCGAAGGCACTGTTAAGACCGTAGTTGGCCCAGTGTATGATAAATTTCATGACGTCCCTGTCGAGGTCCTCAAGTTTGTTGACCGCAAG GTTGATGAGTCTGTTCGTAAGATTGAGACTCGTGTTCCCCCTATGGTCAAGCAGGCTCCTGCAGCAGCTCGCTCCGTTGCAGCCGATGTCAAAAGTGCTGGTGTGATAGGAGCTGCATCGGGACTTGCAAAAACAGTCTATGCCAAGTACGAGCCTGCTGCCAAGGGACTTTACACCAAGTATGAGCCAATGGCCGAGCAGTATGCAGCTTCAGCTTGGCTCTCTCTTAACCGACTTCCCGTCGTTCCTAAAGTTACTCAAGCAGTTGCTCCAACAGCTGCTTACTATTCTGGAAAGTACAATGAGATTGTTCAGCAATCTGCAGAGAAAGGGTACAAGGTTGCATCATATCTTCCATTGGTACCTACTGAAAAGATTTCTAAGGTGTTCAGCACTCAGCCTATGGCTTCCAACTAA